In Streptomyces qaidamensis, one DNA window encodes the following:
- the purD gene encoding phosphoribosylamine--glycine ligase yields MKVLVIGSGAREHALCHSLSHDPDVTALHCAPGNAGIAEVAELHQVDALDGAAVTALATRLGAELVVVGPEAPLVAGVADAVREAGIPVFGPSGRAAQLEGSKAFAKDVMAVAEVPTARSYVCTTPEEADAALDAFGPPYVVKDDGLAAGKGVVVTDDLEAARAHAAACERVVIEEYLDGPEVSLFAVTDGETVVPLQPAQDFKRALDGDEGPNTGGMGAYSPLPWADPKLVDEVLQTVLQPTVDEMQRRGTPFSGLLYAGLAITSRGVRVIEFNARFGDPETQVVLARLKTPLAGLLMAAATGNLAHLEPLRWSDDAAVTVVVASHNYPGTPRTGDPITGLDEVAAQDAPHAYVLHAGTRQEGDAVVSAGGRVLSVTATGKDLTEARDRAYAAVGRIGLDGSQHRTDIAAKAAGA; encoded by the coding sequence GTGAAGGTCCTCGTCATCGGCAGCGGCGCCCGCGAACACGCCCTGTGCCACTCCCTGTCCCACGACCCCGACGTCACCGCGCTGCACTGCGCCCCCGGCAACGCCGGCATCGCCGAGGTCGCCGAGCTGCACCAGGTCGACGCCCTGGACGGCGCCGCCGTGACCGCGCTGGCCACTCGCCTCGGAGCGGAGCTGGTGGTCGTCGGCCCGGAGGCCCCGCTCGTCGCCGGTGTCGCCGACGCCGTGCGCGAGGCGGGCATCCCCGTCTTCGGTCCGTCCGGCCGGGCCGCGCAGCTGGAGGGCTCCAAGGCCTTCGCGAAGGACGTCATGGCGGTGGCCGAGGTGCCCACGGCCCGGTCGTACGTCTGCACCACCCCGGAAGAGGCCGACGCGGCCCTCGACGCCTTCGGGCCCCCCTACGTCGTCAAGGACGACGGGCTCGCCGCGGGCAAGGGTGTCGTCGTCACCGACGACCTCGAAGCGGCCCGGGCCCACGCGGCGGCCTGCGAGCGCGTGGTCATCGAGGAGTACCTCGACGGCCCGGAGGTCTCCCTGTTCGCCGTCACCGACGGTGAGACGGTCGTCCCGCTCCAGCCCGCCCAGGACTTCAAGCGCGCGCTGGACGGCGACGAGGGCCCCAACACCGGCGGCATGGGCGCGTACTCCCCGCTGCCGTGGGCCGACCCGAAGCTGGTCGACGAGGTGCTGCAGACCGTGCTGCAGCCGACCGTGGACGAAATGCAGCGGCGCGGCACACCGTTCTCCGGCCTGCTCTACGCCGGTCTCGCGATCACCTCCCGCGGTGTCCGCGTGATCGAGTTCAACGCCCGCTTCGGCGACCCGGAGACCCAGGTCGTCCTGGCCCGGCTCAAGACGCCGCTGGCCGGGCTGCTGATGGCCGCCGCCACCGGGAACCTCGCCCACCTGGAGCCGCTGCGCTGGAGCGACGATGCGGCCGTGACCGTCGTCGTCGCCTCGCACAACTACCCCGGCACCCCGCGCACCGGTGACCCCATCACCGGTCTCGACGAGGTCGCAGCCCAGGACGCCCCGCACGCGTACGTGCTGCACGCCGGGACCCGGCAGGAGGGGGACGCCGTCGTCAGCGCGGGCGGCCGCGTCCTGTCCGTGACGGCCACCGGCAAGGACCTCACCGAGGCCCGCGACCGTGCCTACGCGGCCGTCGGCCGCATCGGCCTCGACGGCTCCCAGCACCGCACGGACATCGCCGCGAAGGCGGCGGGCGCGTAA
- a CDS encoding DNA polymerase III subunit gamma and tau: MSSLALYRRYRPETFAEVIGQEHVTDPLQQALRNNRVNHAYLFSGPRGCGKTTSARILARCLNCEQGPTPTPCGECQSCQDLARNGPGSIDVIEIDAASHGGVDDARDLREKAFFGPARSRYKIYIIDEAHMVTSAGFNALLKVVEEPPEHLKFIFATTEPEKVIGTIRSRTHHYPFRLVPPSTLREYLGQVCQKETIPVEDGVLPLVVRAGGGSVRDSMSVMDQLLAGAAADGVTYAMATSLLGYTDGSLLDSVVEAFATGDGAAAFEVVDHVIEGGNDPRRFVADLLERLRDLVILAAVPDAAEKGLIDAPADVIERMQAQAGTFGPAELSRAADLVNEGLTEMRGAHSPRLQLELICARVLLPAAYGDERSVMARLDRIERGVNYSAGGPSGIPAMGYVPGPEGHGGAAPAPAQAGGGGPVAAGAGGPVPAGSGPAAARAAVRATGAPGSSGAGTGSVGGPTTAAPGSAPPAAGHGVPQSPPAQSAPPSAPATPPPGHATPEATGAPGPGQEPRPAAARSAPTQPAPTQPAPGAWPTAASAGSGGRRPGGWPTAAPGAPASNTPPANTPPTSTPAPRAPPAAQPPATSAPAPASAPAPVPAAAPTGGGQLDPRMLWPNILDAVKNRRRFTWILLSQNAQVTGFDGTTLQLGFVNAGARDNFLSSGSEDVLRQALGEQFNVQWKIEAIVDPSGGSAPPAPGSGPSGFGGSGGYNTGGGGGYHAGGGTATAQRPAPAQPAPPAGPAQQSSGPAPAATSAPAPAASVPQPSAPQPRHVSAEEDIPEDDDPDLDESALSGQELIVRELGATVVEEFTNE; this comes from the coding sequence GTGTCGTCTCTCGCTCTGTACCGCCGCTACCGCCCCGAGACCTTCGCCGAGGTCATCGGGCAGGAGCATGTCACCGACCCGCTGCAGCAGGCGCTGCGGAACAACCGGGTCAACCACGCGTACCTGTTCAGCGGGCCGCGCGGCTGCGGCAAGACGACCAGCGCCCGCATCCTGGCCCGCTGCCTGAACTGCGAGCAGGGGCCCACGCCGACGCCCTGCGGGGAGTGCCAGTCCTGCCAGGACCTCGCACGCAACGGGCCCGGCTCCATCGACGTCATCGAGATCGACGCCGCTTCCCACGGTGGCGTCGACGACGCCCGTGACCTGCGTGAGAAGGCCTTCTTCGGGCCCGCCCGCAGCCGGTACAAGATCTACATCATCGACGAGGCCCACATGGTCACGTCGGCCGGCTTCAACGCGCTGCTGAAGGTCGTCGAGGAGCCCCCGGAGCACCTCAAGTTCATCTTCGCGACCACCGAGCCCGAGAAGGTCATCGGGACGATCCGGTCCCGGACCCACCACTACCCCTTCCGGCTCGTCCCCCCCAGCACCCTCCGGGAGTACCTCGGACAGGTGTGCCAGAAGGAGACCATCCCGGTCGAGGACGGCGTGCTCCCCCTCGTGGTGCGGGCCGGCGGCGGGTCCGTGCGTGACTCGATGTCCGTCATGGACCAGCTCCTCGCGGGCGCCGCGGCGGACGGTGTGACCTACGCCATGGCCACCTCCCTGCTCGGATACACCGACGGTTCCCTCCTCGACTCCGTCGTCGAGGCCTTCGCCACCGGCGACGGAGCCGCTGCCTTCGAGGTCGTCGACCACGTGATCGAGGGCGGCAACGACCCCCGCCGCTTCGTCGCCGACCTCCTGGAGCGGCTGCGCGACCTGGTGATCCTCGCCGCCGTCCCGGACGCCGCGGAGAAGGGGCTCATCGACGCCCCCGCCGATGTGATCGAGCGCATGCAGGCCCAGGCCGGCACCTTCGGCCCCGCCGAGCTGAGCCGTGCCGCCGACCTCGTCAACGAAGGCCTGACCGAGATGCGCGGCGCCCACTCGCCCCGTCTCCAGCTTGAGCTGATCTGCGCCCGTGTCCTGCTTCCCGCCGCCTACGGCGACGAGCGCTCCGTGATGGCCCGCCTCGACCGGATCGAGCGCGGAGTGAACTACTCCGCGGGCGGCCCCTCCGGCATTCCCGCCATGGGATACGTGCCCGGCCCGGAGGGCCATGGGGGAGCGGCTCCCGCTCCGGCCCAGGCGGGTGGCGGCGGTCCGGTGGCGGCGGGCGCCGGCGGTCCGGTGCCGGCAGGCAGTGGCCCGGCGGCGGCCCGGGCGGCGGTCCGCGCGACCGGAGCACCGGGCAGCAGCGGCGCGGGGACCGGCAGCGTCGGCGGTCCTACGACGGCCGCACCGGGCTCCGCTCCTCCGGCGGCGGGTCACGGTGTGCCCCAGTCGCCGCCGGCCCAGAGCGCGCCGCCGTCGGCACCGGCCACCCCGCCCCCGGGACACGCCACCCCCGAAGCCACCGGCGCCCCCGGCCCCGGCCAGGAGCCCCGGCCCGCCGCGGCCCGGTCCGCCCCTACCCAGCCCGCCCCGACCCAGCCCGCCCCCGGCGCCTGGCCCACCGCGGCCTCCGCCGGCAGCGGCGGCCGTCGCCCCGGCGGCTGGCCCACGGCCGCCCCGGGCGCGCCCGCCTCGAACACCCCACCGGCGAACACCCCGCCGACGAGCACCCCCGCCCCCCGCGCCCCTCCGGCGGCCCAGCCTCCGGCGACGTCGGCGCCTGCCCCCGCCTCCGCCCCTGCCCCCGTCCCCGCCGCCGCTCCCACCGGCGGCGGCCAGCTCGACCCCCGCATGCTCTGGCCGAACATCCTGGACGCGGTCAAGAACCGCCGGCGCTTCACCTGGATCCTGCTCAGCCAGAACGCCCAGGTGACCGGCTTCGACGGCACGACCCTCCAGCTCGGCTTCGTCAACGCCGGAGCCCGGGACAACTTCCTGAGCAGCGGCAGCGAGGACGTGCTGCGGCAGGCGCTGGGCGAGCAGTTCAACGTCCAGTGGAAGATCGAGGCGATCGTCGACCCCTCGGGCGGCTCCGCGCCCCCGGCGCCCGGCAGCGGCCCCTCCGGTTTCGGCGGCTCTGGCGGCTACAACACGGGCGGTGGAGGCGGTTACCACGCCGGCGGCGGTACGGCGACGGCCCAGCGCCCCGCCCCCGCCCAGCCGGCTCCCCCGGCCGGCCCCGCCCAGCAGTCGAGCGGCCCCGCGCCCGCCGCCACGTCCGCCCCGGCCCCGGCCGCCTCCGTCCCCCAGCCCTCCGCCCCACAGCCGCGCCACGTCTCCGCCGAGGAGGACATCCCCGAGGACGACGACCCCGACCTCGACGAGTCGGCCTTGTCCGGCCAGGAGCTGATCGTGAGGGAGCTGGGAGCGACGGTGGTCGAGGAGTTCACGAACGAATAG
- a CDS encoding amphi-Trp domain-containing protein — protein MKDLTFEQKRSLSRHEAADQLTALADALREGGDAELDLGPGTLGLRIPEDLHSELEVEIGGGEIELEIELKWKTAPVQATPSRTEPHAEKPKRKNTRTPAGRSRSAKKSTAKTA, from the coding sequence ATGAAGGACCTCACGTTCGAGCAGAAGCGCTCGCTGTCCCGCCACGAGGCCGCTGACCAGCTCACGGCACTCGCAGACGCCCTGAGGGAAGGCGGGGACGCCGAGCTGGACCTCGGCCCCGGGACGCTGGGCCTCCGGATCCCCGAGGACCTCCACAGCGAGCTGGAGGTCGAGATCGGCGGCGGTGAGATCGAGCTGGAGATCGAACTGAAGTGGAAGACCGCCCCTGTGCAGGCGACGCCCTCACGGACCGAGCCCCACGCGGAAAAGCCCAAGCGGAAGAACACGCGCACCCCTGCGGGACGAAGCAGGAGCGCAAAAAAGTCCACCGCGAAAACGGCATGA
- a CDS encoding MSMEG_6728 family protein, whose protein sequence is MQTFLPYPDFRTTALSLDRRRLGKQRVEALQVLRGLVVPGYGWRRHPAVKMWLGYEEALVRYGLEICRVWREQGHQDTCAATLVADLSATRPHAPIRDQPQLAAEDELPPWLGDDPFHESHRSALVRKDPTTYASLFPGVPDDLPYVWPASDREI, encoded by the coding sequence ATGCAGACCTTTCTGCCCTACCCGGACTTCCGCACGACGGCCCTGTCCCTCGACCGCCGCCGGCTCGGCAAACAACGCGTCGAGGCCCTTCAGGTCCTGCGCGGCCTGGTCGTCCCCGGCTACGGCTGGCGCCGCCACCCGGCCGTGAAGATGTGGCTCGGCTACGAGGAGGCGCTGGTCCGCTACGGCCTGGAGATCTGCCGCGTCTGGCGCGAACAGGGCCACCAGGACACGTGCGCGGCGACGCTCGTGGCCGACCTGTCGGCGACCCGCCCCCACGCCCCGATCCGCGACCAGCCGCAACTGGCCGCCGAAGACGAGCTCCCGCCCTGGCTGGGCGACGACCCCTTCCACGAGAGCCACCGCTCGGCCCTGGTCCGCAAGGACCCCACGACGTACGCGTCCCTCTTCCCGGGGGTCCCGGACGACCTGCCGTACGTCTGGCCGGCGTCGGACCGCGAGATCTGA
- a CDS encoding DUF4383 domain-containing protein yields MTTPTSHRAARTPVQQAALLLGLVFLVVGVLGFIPGITTDYGSLEFASHESGAELFGLFQVSILHNLVHVAYGLAGLTLAGTAAGAYSYLLVGGAVYLVLWVYGLSVGHDSDANFVPLNTADDWLHFVLGIVMIGLALALGRRRGTRTDAR; encoded by the coding sequence ATGACCACACCGACGTCCCACCGGGCCGCCCGCACCCCCGTCCAGCAGGCCGCCCTGCTGCTCGGCCTCGTCTTCCTCGTGGTCGGCGTGCTGGGCTTCATCCCGGGCATCACCACCGACTACGGCTCGCTGGAGTTCGCCTCCCACGAGTCGGGCGCCGAACTGTTCGGCCTGTTCCAGGTCTCGATCCTGCACAACCTGGTGCACGTGGCGTACGGCCTCGCCGGTCTGACGCTCGCCGGCACGGCCGCCGGTGCGTACTCGTACTTGCTGGTCGGCGGCGCCGTCTACCTGGTGCTGTGGGTGTACGGCCTGTCCGTCGGCCACGACAGTGACGCCAACTTCGTCCCGCTGAACACCGCGGACGACTGGCTCCACTTCGTCCTGGGCATCGTCATGATCGGCCTGGCCCTCGCCCTCGGTCGGCGGCGCGGCACGCGCACCGACGCACGGTGA
- a CDS encoding SpoIIE family protein phosphatase — translation MEQPAAVGRASRPSGEEPEALEALVGAALTARVALDEHGIVTGWNAGAERLLGYSAGQLTGRRAADLLAEPIPVRGGLPTLAGLPRWNGDVALRHRDGRQLTVRILAHHRPPGADVPAWLIVSALTGRQPPAGLDESLVSWSFAQSPCCAQAIYDTRLRLRRANADMERATALTEEEMRGLRVSEIVVDDAGLRAERAMARVLRTGEPEYEENYLRAPGEDHEHAWSVFMSALRDHEGTIQGVCLSAHDMTEQFWARKRLQLIAEAGRRIGSTLDVTRTAQELADVTVPVLADFAGVDLLTELDDAPEPPPQAVPADGPLLLRRAALQSVTPGAPEAVVAAGAVGSYPAGSMPFESLRTGRPTLHEVTDTAFTAWLARDPARAARVRAFGIHSVMAVPLVARGSTLGVAFFVRHRNQETFQQDDLVLAGELAARAAVSIDNARRYTRERATAVTLQRSLLPQRLPRQAAVEVASRYLPAGGQAGVGGDWFDVIPLSGARVALVVGDVVGHGLVASATMGRLRTAVRTLADIDLPCDELLTHLDDMVARLNTEEESDGERASAGSAGASGDVGATCLYAVYDPVTRRCCFAGAGHPVPAVVGPGGSVDLVGLPATPPLGLGGLPYESTEVVLPEGSLLALYTNGLIETPERDLDTGVHRLREALARPAGSLDALCDTVLADLLPQRPADDVALLIARTRALDARQVATWSVPSDPSAVAQTRKDVVAQLERWGLSDAVFVTELVVSELVTNAIRHAQPPVQLRLIHDTTLICEVSDGGSTAPHLRRARTYDEGGRGLLLVAQLTERWGTRQSATGKTIWAEQTLSLA, via the coding sequence ATGGAACAGCCCGCCGCCGTCGGCCGGGCCAGCCGGCCGTCCGGAGAAGAACCCGAAGCTCTCGAAGCCCTCGTCGGTGCAGCCCTCACGGCCCGTGTCGCCCTCGACGAACACGGCATCGTGACCGGCTGGAACGCGGGCGCCGAGCGGCTCCTCGGGTACTCGGCCGGGCAGCTGACCGGCCGCCGTGCCGCGGATCTGCTGGCCGAGCCGATCCCGGTGCGGGGCGGTCTGCCCACGCTCGCCGGGCTGCCCCGCTGGAACGGCGACGTCGCCCTCCGGCACCGCGACGGCCGGCAGCTGACGGTCAGGATCCTCGCCCACCACAGACCACCCGGCGCCGACGTCCCCGCCTGGCTCATCGTCTCCGCCCTGACCGGCCGGCAGCCACCCGCCGGTCTCGACGAATCCCTGGTGAGCTGGAGTTTCGCCCAGTCTCCGTGCTGCGCCCAGGCAATCTACGACACCCGGCTCCGGCTGCGCCGGGCCAACGCCGACATGGAGCGCGCCACGGCGCTCACCGAGGAGGAGATGCGCGGCCTGCGCGTGTCCGAGATCGTCGTCGACGACGCCGGCCTGCGGGCGGAACGCGCCATGGCCCGGGTCCTGCGCACCGGCGAGCCGGAGTACGAGGAGAACTACCTTCGCGCACCCGGCGAAGACCATGAGCACGCCTGGTCGGTCTTCATGTCCGCGCTGCGCGACCACGAGGGCACCATCCAGGGCGTCTGCCTGTCCGCACACGACATGACGGAGCAGTTCTGGGCCCGCAAGCGGCTCCAGCTGATCGCCGAGGCCGGCCGGCGCATCGGCAGCACGCTCGACGTGACGCGCACGGCCCAGGAGCTGGCGGACGTGACCGTCCCGGTCCTGGCCGACTTCGCCGGCGTCGATCTGCTGACCGAGCTGGACGACGCACCCGAGCCGCCCCCGCAGGCGGTTCCGGCGGACGGGCCGCTGCTGCTGCGCCGGGCCGCGCTGCAGTCGGTGACGCCGGGCGCACCGGAGGCGGTCGTGGCGGCCGGCGCGGTGGGCTCCTACCCGGCGGGTTCGATGCCCTTCGAGAGCCTGCGCACCGGACGGCCCACCCTGCACGAGGTGACCGACACCGCGTTCACCGCCTGGCTGGCCCGCGACCCGGCCCGCGCCGCCCGGGTCCGGGCGTTCGGCATCCACTCCGTGATGGCCGTGCCGCTGGTCGCCCGCGGCAGCACCCTGGGCGTCGCCTTCTTCGTCCGGCACCGCAACCAGGAGACCTTCCAGCAGGACGACCTGGTGCTGGCCGGGGAACTGGCCGCCCGGGCCGCGGTCAGCATCGACAACGCCCGCCGCTACACCCGCGAGCGCGCCACGGCGGTCACGCTCCAGCGCAGCCTGCTGCCGCAGCGACTGCCCCGGCAGGCGGCCGTCGAGGTCGCCTCCCGCTACCTCCCGGCGGGCGGGCAGGCCGGTGTCGGCGGGGACTGGTTCGACGTCATCCCCCTCTCGGGGGCACGGGTGGCGCTGGTCGTCGGGGACGTGGTCGGCCACGGGCTGGTCGCGTCGGCGACCATGGGGCGGCTGCGTACGGCGGTCCGCACGCTGGCCGACATCGACCTGCCGTGCGACGAACTGCTGACCCACCTCGACGACATGGTCGCCCGTCTCAACACGGAGGAGGAGAGTGACGGCGAGCGGGCGTCGGCGGGCTCCGCCGGGGCCTCGGGCGACGTCGGGGCCACCTGCCTGTACGCCGTGTACGACCCGGTGACACGGCGCTGCTGCTTCGCCGGGGCCGGGCATCCCGTGCCGGCCGTCGTCGGCCCCGGGGGCAGCGTCGACCTCGTCGGGCTCCCGGCGACGCCCCCGCTCGGCCTGGGCGGCCTGCCGTACGAGTCCACCGAGGTCGTCCTCCCCGAGGGCAGCCTGCTCGCCCTCTACACCAACGGCCTGATCGAGACCCCCGAGCGGGACCTCGACACCGGCGTCCACCGGCTGCGGGAGGCACTGGCCCGCCCGGCGGGCTCGCTGGACGCCCTGTGCGACACGGTCCTCGCAGACCTGCTGCCGCAACGCCCGGCCGACGACGTGGCCCTGCTCATCGCCCGTACCCGCGCGCTCGACGCGCGGCAGGTCGCCACCTGGTCGGTGCCGTCCGACCCGTCCGCGGTCGCGCAGACCCGCAAGGACGTGGTGGCGCAACTGGAGCGGTGGGGGCTCTCCGACGCCGTGTTCGTCACGGAGCTGGTCGTCAGCGAGCTCGTCACCAACGCCATCCGGCACGCCCAGCCGCCGGTCCAGCTCCGCCTGATCCACGACACGACCCTGATCTGCGAGGTGTCCGACGGCGGCAGCACCGCTCCCCACCTGCGGCGCGCCCGCACCTATGACGAGGGCGGCCGAGGCCTGCTCCTCGTCGCCCAGCTGACCGAGCGCTGGGGCACCCGCCAGAGCGCCACGGGCAAGACCATCTGGGCGGAACAGACCCTGTCACTCGCGTGA